A section of the Telopea speciosissima isolate NSW1024214 ecotype Mountain lineage chromosome 3, Tspe_v1, whole genome shotgun sequence genome encodes:
- the LOC122654042 gene encoding ESCRT-related protein CHMP1B-like, producing the protein MGKEKLMDQIFNLKLTSKSLVRQAKKCEQEEKSEKVKVKKAIEKGNIDGARIYAQNAIRKRNEQLNYLRFASRLDAVVARLGSQNNLQSVGKSMSGIVKSLEWVLSIGNMEKISQTMDKFEKVFVNMEVQSSFTEMSMAGTTSLSTPEGEVGSLMQQVADDYGLEVSLKLPQAGNCSNQQAVGLVPKETGTMISLSEEELSRRLADLKSKG; encoded by the coding sequence atggggaaggagaagctGATGGATCAGATTTTCAACCTGAAGCTTACATCAAAATCACTGGTAAGGCAAGCAAAAAAATGTGAGCAAGAGGAGAAATCCGAGAAGGTTAAAGTGAAGAAGGCGATCGAGAAGGGAAACATTGACGGCGCGAGGATCTACGCACAGAATGCAATCCGCAAGCGTAACGAACAGCTCAACTACCTGCGCTTTGCATCACGACTTGACGCAGTAGTTGCAAGGCTTGGGAGTCAGAATAACCTGCAGAGTGTGGGGAAGTCGATGAGCGGCATTGTGAAATCGCTTGAATGGGTATTGTCAATTGGGAACATGGAGAAGATCTCACAGACCATGGATAAGTTTGAGAAGGTGTTTGTGAATATGGAAGTGCAGAGCAGCTTCACTGAGATGTCCATGGCAGGGACTACATCTTTGTCCACACCAGAAGGAGAGGTGGGTTCGTTGATGCAACAAGTGGCTGATGATTATGGGTTGGAGGTGTCCCTGAAGCTCCCTCAAGCTGGGAATTGTAGTAATCAACAGGCTGTGGGGTTGGTGCCTAAGGAGACAGGGACTATGATCTCTCTTTCTGAGGAAGAATTGAGTAGGCGATTGGCTGATCTCAAGTCAAAAGGCTAG
- the LOC122654879 gene encoding LOW QUALITY PROTEIN: folate synthesis bifunctional protein, mitochondrial (The sequence of the model RefSeq protein was modified relative to this genomic sequence to represent the inferred CDS: inserted 5 bases in 3 codons; deleted 1 base in 1 codon), whose protein sequence is MKKFGIRHGCLYETEPCPYVTGVLNLTPDGFGDSGKFQSIETAVSQVRLMVSGGADIIDISRQSTCPNASWISAEEELDRXIPVLEAVLEIPEIEGKLXSVDTFHSEVVWEAAERRVYLVNDVSGRQLDSKMLKVAADLGVPYVAMHMXGDPCTMQSDENLQYEAVCVQVASEFHLWIRFTEPSGLSMENYSGIGLSKHI, encoded by the exons ATGAAGAAGTTTGGTATCCGACATGGATGTTTATATGAGACAGAGCCCTGCCCCTATGTCACGGGTGTTCTCAATCTGACTCCAGAT GGCTTCGGTGACAGTGGGAAATTTCAATCAATAGAAACTGCAGTTTCTCAAGTTCGATTGATGGTCTCAGGAGGGGCTGATATTATTGATATCAGTAGGCAATCCACATGTCCAAATGCATCATGGATTTCTGCAGAAGAAGAGCTAGACAG AATACCTGTTCTAGAAGCTGTTCTAGAAATACCTGAGATAGAAGGAAAGCT GTCTGTGGATACTTTTCACTCAGAAGTTGTGTGGGAAGCAGCGGAAAGAAGGGTTTATCTTGTCAATGATGTATCTGGTAGGCAGTTAGATTCTAAAATGCTTAAGGTTGCTGCAGATCTTGGGGTTCCTTATGTGGCAATGCACA AGGGGGACCCCTGTACTATGCAAAGTGATGAAAATCTACAATATGAAGCTGTATGTGTCCAGGTCGCTTCTGAATTCCATTTGTGGATCAGATTTACTGAACCATCAGGTCTCAGCATGGAGAATTATTCTGGTATTGGATTATCTAAGCATATTTAG